GTCTAGAAGTTGATTCTTTCTTAAAAGCTAAAGGTGTGGATTTGCTATATGAAGAATCTGATTTTCAAGCAGATAGAAAAACCCATGATCAGTTGCGACAAGAGGGAAAACTCAACCCATCATGATTGTGGTTTCAGATACATCGCCAAGAAGAAAACTTGCTCTTTCAGATGAGAGGAAAAGCTAGAGTTTGGGGACAACCCAAAGCTTTAGACATCCTTTATCGGCACGGGAAATGGTACGCCTCCATAGTTTTAGATATTGATGAAGTTCTCTTAAAAAATAGTCGGAAAACTGACAATGGTATTATTGCCATTGATTTAGGTTGTAACGATGCAATTGCTTGGACAGATGGTGTAGAAAATGGCTTAGTTCCTGCTCCTAGGTTTTTTCGCAAAGCGGAAGAAAAGAATAAACAATTAAGCAAAGGCAAGCGTCGCAAACGTTCCCCTAATTTCAAAAAGAAAATTAAGGCTTCTAGAAGGTGGAAGAAAACACAAAAGTTAATTAGTAAACTTTCGAGAAAAGTTGCTAACCAACGCCAGAATTTCGTTCATCAAGAAACTACACGGATAATTAGCGGTAACAGCACGGTAGTAACTGAAAAACTAGAAGTCAGAAAAATGAGTGCCAAAGCCAAAAAAGGCAAACGAAAGAAACAAAAATCTGGTCTAAATAAATCAATTCTTGATGTGGGAATGGGAATGATAAAAGATGCTCTAAAAGCAAAATTATCAGATGTTGGTGGGTTATTTGTAGAAGTGCCTACACGTCAGGTAAAACCATCCCAAACTTGCCCTAAATGTGGGCATCAAGAAAAGAAAACTTTAGACCAGCGAGAACATATTTGCCGGAATTGTGGATACACCCAACAAAGGGATATAGCATCAGCAGAAGTGATGTTACTTTGGCATTCAAAGAATCTACAGGGGCTAGGAACTAACCTCAAAGACATAGATGATTCTGGCTCTACTTCAGATACCAAAAAGCGAAAGCAGACTGGAAGTCTAAAGCAACTAGGTCAAAAGAAACGTCAAAAATCTTGCTCTACGGGTGGGGATGTAGAAACCCCGCCCTCCACGTTCGCGTAGCGTCACGAAGTGAAGTAGGGCGGGGTAGTTCATCGCACCATAAAAAATCATCCCCCCACTTCCACAACGGTAATAATTTTCTCATCGCGGCTTAGTTGGAGGATGTTTTCACCCTTAGCATCTCTGTCCAACAGTGGTACCGTATTTATAGGCACTCGTACCACTCGTTCCTTATTGGTAATCAGCGCTACCTCCATGCCTGGGGTTGCTAATATCATCCCGGCGAGGTTGTCAGTTTTGGTAGTAAATTTCAGGGCTTGGATACCTAAATCACCCCGATTAGCTGCTCTTAAATTACTCGCGGGTATTCGCTTGGCGTATCCCTCTTGAGTCACTAGTAACAACTGGTTATCTTTACGAACAGTGACACAGCCGACCATGTGCTGATTTTTCGACAGGCGATAAGCTTGTAAACCCATCGCCGCACGTCCCATCACGGGTAATTGTTCGTCATTGACAACAAACCGCAATAAACGACCACCGGAACTGGCTACAAATAGGTGTTCCCCTGTAGTGGTGAACTCAGTAAATAACAACTCATCATCGTCCTTGAGCTTCAAAATCGTAATTCCGCGCCGAGTCAGGTTAGTAAATTCTGCCAAAGACAGACGTTTAATTCTTCCTTGCTTCGTCAGCAAAATCATTTGGGTGGTTGCTAAATTTGCCGGTAGCACAAAGCGACTGACAACAGCTTCCTGTGTACCTTGAGCCGTAGTACTGAGCATAGTAATTAGCGGTGTTCCCCGTGGCGATCGCCCTGTTGTTAAGGGAATATCACCCACATTCACCGGATAAACTTTACCGCCGCTAGTCAGTACCAGCAAATCTTTTGCTGTATTAGTCAACTCACTTTGGATAATAAAATCATTATCAGGTAGACCGTTATCAGCTTTCGGCTTTTTAGGATTCGGCGAAGTGCGACGTACATACCCCCGATGAGTCAATTCTAATACTGCTTCTTCTGGCGGCTGTTCTGGTTGAAGATTTTGGGATTGGGGATTTTCCTCATCCTCCTCCGCACCTTGACGACCTGTGGATTTGTCCGCTTTGGCCTTGGTTTCGGCAGTAACTGTAACTAGCTTAGTCCGACGGGTATCGCTATATTTACGTTTCAGACTACGCAAATCTTTTTTCAGTGCCTTCAGTAATTCCTGTCTATCATTCAGTAGCCTTTGCAGCAAAGAAATTTGTTGACTTAATTGCTCAAACTCCTGCTGTAAATTCTGTTGTTCTAAACCTGTCAGACGACGCAAAGGCATAGATAAAATTGCGTCCGCCTGTGCTTCACTCAATTCTAATCGACTACAAAGGCTAA
The Gloeotrichia echinulata CP02 DNA segment above includes these coding regions:
- a CDS encoding transposase yields the protein MRGKARVWGQPKALDILYRHGKWYASIVLDIDEVLLKNSRKTDNGIIAIDLGCNDAIAWTDGVENGLVPAPRFFRKAEEKNKQLSKGKRRKRSPNFKKKIKASRRWKKTQKLISKLSRKVANQRQNFVHQETTRIISGNSTVVTEKLEVRKMSAKAKKGKRKKQKSGLNKSILDVGMGMIKDALKAKLSDVGGLFVEVPTRQVKPSQTCPKCGHQEKKTLDQREHICRNCGYTQQRDIASAEVMLLWHSKNLQGLGTNLKDIDDSGSTSDTKKRKQTGSLKQLGQKKRQKSCSTGGDVETPPSTFA
- the gyrA gene encoding DNA gyrase subunit A, translated to MAKQLNLLATGQVVTTALHTEMQRSYLEYAMSVIVGRALPDVRDGLKPVHRRILYAMHELGLTPDRPYRKCARVVGDVLGKYHPHGDQAVYDALVRLVQEFSSRYPLLAGHGNFGSVDNDPPAAMRYTETRLSPIGHEGMLTEIGEETVEFIGNFDNSQQEPTVLPAQLPFLLLNGCSGIAVGMATNIPPHNLAEIVDGLIALIDNPDLTDEKLFELIPGPDFPTGGEIVGTTGIREAYTTGKGGIVLRGVASLEEIPATRGSKRRTAIIITELPYQVNKAGWIEKVAELVNQGRLQGISDLRDESDREGMRVVIELKRDTNPQEVLQHLYHQTALQTNFGAILLALVDGQPRQLSLRQLLQEFLHFREQTLNRRYSYELGKAESRLHLVAGWLLALSHVDEVIEILRQAADGSTAKISLCSRLELSEAQADAILSMPLRRLTGLEQQNLQQEFEQLSQQISLLQRLLNDRQELLKALKKDLRSLKRKYSDTRRTKLVTVTAETKAKADKSTGRQGAEEDEENPQSQNLQPEQPPEEAVLELTHRGYVRRTSPNPKKPKADNGLPDNDFIIQSELTNTAKDLLVLTSGGKVYPVNVGDIPLTTGRSPRGTPLITMLSTTAQGTQEAVVSRFVLPANLATTQMILLTKQGRIKRLSLAEFTNLTRRGITILKLKDDDELLFTEFTTTGEHLFVASSGGRLLRFVVNDEQLPVMGRAAMGLQAYRLSKNQHMVGCVTVRKDNQLLLVTQEGYAKRIPASNLRAANRGDLGIQALKFTTKTDNLAGMILATPGMEVALITNKERVVRVPINTVPLLDRDAKGENILQLSRDEKIITVVEVGG